In Malus sylvestris chromosome 15, drMalSylv7.2, whole genome shotgun sequence, a single genomic region encodes these proteins:
- the LOC126603255 gene encoding separase isoform X5, with product MEETAIISKLEAANTAGLHPLVAAYLQPFTELQNPKKTKKSTKSQDHQTLLRSLAKKFLPFLNRTLSLLPKRLADPSKLDDKFALELFDIYRLCLDCLAAVSSVLSASPHSFHYPRVRMVSCLVACGRYKDAESEGFRVLESLKAIECGSKKSVKSCRRFVPDVEKGGGDKDFGSLVGEIVVTLVKCAAMSQSKDSEVFERVLCLAEEVMPWFRVLDASTCEKLHRNLVAYLSRCTQFLVGELSVFNGDLVQKFCILTMTEYAKSPMKDTMVKFARTICSSLFLFQEDTFTLTRILFCLLDSLVHECKAEVENSGKEFVELIAYCAKKCQTTNTNLCGIIGSHLNKLAGDFHQAGTPFQLILRVYATGLHFVDRSMKSKVGHFQSFEGAIRVLLDDGDTGNRLSGLLGSLRSYFQIGCNDDSLLSNSQLSSDSGDSLNQMQKDRKNYLLCYFNALKFLCQPLTEFVNSGRKQIITNNEAASVSTEVCHIQGAFHQFCDVFLSLKMYRCTYEVDRDGFDGNSTLDVALAAFTLSIITKLNIQKSVQILENVITSAWIQPHGLKHLYVSLYNTGVHLYRNKELKEASQALNLCCKASWTRVIHLCEMFVHKQRASEVDLSEDAILDFYNECCTRSAFLLDVLNELQSYDAKRTLLESLENWSIAANLFGRLPGPLAVVKQWVKMECKRYKDVNVEDDAPTLYSLLLSYKKVPKKINEIVLEQELLAYEGMTAVNPKFCQKMQMKIIDFLLKDVYVTPNSWLQKSRILLKKGRALRLSGSKGLKDCIQCLSDAICLLSEIYDETCTHEISPCHQLAVAYCLRALSTQEAEPNSKRVLEDISAAINLWLGISTPANCSPADKCSMLSENTMLLLYNVIDLLSAKGCMDFHNDIHKLMIRLFKWRNVPLEKCVARFWECRRISHALCASPVNETFIMNLSDHCGELSKYAFWIDSLKDSTPLLLVFQHSFSFLFPNFSRGPWNHQNLFRSDITIDEVKEAAFELISQAPVSTWSAYIAGYLYYDLSERLVSNGRLIEALSYAKEAHNLRAKLFGGKFMFSSERQPKKYNEGGICQELTYSIHDMHMQRSVASEVWLFDTSSCDLESYYLSPWNALQCYLESTLQVGVILEIIGKGAEAEGFLQFGKAFSCSQSLPLFTIVFSTVLGKLYHKQQLWDLAEKELQSAKQYFGACSTDLSCMKCRLLLEATVNQNLGDLYQSIFENTRSTSSDKLSHAENLYKSAIAILNLSEWKNSVSCPEEECVEWTMPGKASLKDVGYCASSIYTVSEEKQHDNRKTTKEGLKSKMDAKKCKKTKNAPKLVVKNQVSVPEHNLRVTRSRYQSSQNQSISGNGIVQLGPSKLLQGKSECDSPDTFSKREFLLDLKSCEVAFGCNVTCICNQMRCWQCLPVEVMKSGLVKDLVHLKWEFVRRRLLLRLLTGLGKCLDSRGQTHETHEIIVQTVSVLVSRNPFCPITSTVPLTSLLDLMGKEIPGDVFCVERAEVLLNISWSSLKSYCSKETRSMCSDLPHIQLPKLVSWLMLAFVLCRDVPVLFQKVSRLLAAIFVLSTSSDLFSLSSSSKTLRENHWASYFHQASLGTHLSCQFFTNISGICNVQHLVNTEGSHVPGSTCLGSEKKNLLRLAPESIQELEGFVTLFFAGLPCTTIICISLLGSPYASFLQELLSFHTCVHAWILVSRLNLKSQPIVMLLPVDSVLEGDSSDDTSSGSVSVSDGKVGKRWCCPWGSTVVDRVAPEFRMILEESYLSSSIEEEEDTKENRALWWMWRNKLDRRLCKLLKNLEDLWFGPWKYLLLGESSNCKQLDLVHKKLARDLKSKCKMDIDESLLKVILGGSKYAFEGGGAYVSQLCFKKGCYIGKAGCSEENKWLASTNESNGYQKLSELAFQLIQGAVNELEGLDTVNREPIILVLDFEVQMLPWENIPILRNQEAYRMPSIGSIFATLEKNYHQDKVASSTKKPGGLSHALCQKASFPLIDPLDAFYLLNPGGDLGITQIEFEEWFRDQNLEGKAGCAPPAEELAEALKSHDLFIYIGHGSGVNYIPMHQIQSLENCAATLLMGCSSGCLTLNGCYVPHGPALSYLLAGSPVIIGNLWEVTDKDINRFAKAMLDGWLKERSSSSEGCAQCKVAEEFEALSITGCPGIAKKKVSRKKLPEACESDPMTISCDHRPKIGSFASQAREACSLPFLIGASPVCYGVPTGIRRKDL from the exons ATGGAGGAGACCGCCATCATTTCAAAACTTGAAGCCGCCAACACCGCCGGCCTTCATCCCCTCGTCGCCGCCTATCTTCAGCCGTTCACCGAACTCCAGAAccccaaaaaaaccaaaaaatcaaccaaatccCAAGACCACCAAACCCTCCTCCGCTCGCTCGCCAAGAAATTCCTCCCCTTCCTCAACCGCACGCTATCCCTTCTCCCCAAACGCCTCGCCGACCCCTCAAAGTTAGATGACAAATTTGCCCTCGAACTCTTCGATATTTACCGGCTCTGCCTCGACTGCCTGGCCGCCGTGTCCTCTGTGTTGTCCGCTTCGCCGCACTCGTTTCACTACCCGAGGGTGAGGATGGTGAGTTGCCTTGTGGCATGTGGGCGGTACAAGGATGCGGAAAgtgaggggtttagggttttggagagcCTTAAGGCGATTGAATGTGGGTCGAAGAAATCGGTGAAATCGTGTCGGAGATTTGTGCCGGATGTGGAGAAGGGGGGCGGAGATAAAGATTTTGGGTCTTTGGTGGGTGAAATTGTGGTGACGCTTGTGAAATGTGCGGCCATGAGTCAGAGTAAGGACAGTGAGGTGTTTGAGCGGGTGCTTTGTTTGGCTGAGGAGGTCATGCCGTGGTTCCG GGTATTAGATGCAAGCACATGTGAGAAGTTGCACAGGAATCTGGTTGCCTATCTGAGTAGGTGTACTCAATTTTTAGTTGGGGAGCTATCGGTGTTCAATGGGGATCTTGTGCAAAAGTTCTGCATTTTAACCATGACTGAGTATGCTAAGTCGCCAATGAAAGACACAATGGTCAAG TTTGCCCGTACGATATGTTCatctttattcttgtttcaAGAGGATACATTCACACTCACTCGCATCTTATTTTGCTTGTTGGACTCCCTTGTCCACGAATGTAAG GCTGAAGTGGAAAATTCAGGAAAAGAGTTTGTTGAACTTATTGCTTATTGTGCCAAAAAATGTCAAACTACAAACACAAACCTTTGCGGTATTATTGGATCTCATTTAAATAAGTTAGCAGGTGATTTCCATCAG GCTGGAACACCTTTTCAGTTAATTCTGAGGGTTTATGCCACTGGATTGCACTTTGTTGATCGTAGTATGAAGTCAAAAGTTGGTCATTTTCAATCCTTTGAAGGTGCAATTAGAGTTTTGCTTGATGATGGGGACACAGGGAATCGCTTGTCCGGTTTGCTTGGTTCATTGAGAAGTTATTTCCAAATTGGCTGCAATGACGACTCTTTGTTATCCAATTCGCAATTGAGTTCGGACAGTGGGGACTCATTGAATCAAATGCAGAAGGATAGAAAGAACTATCTTCTGTGTTATTTTAATGCATTGAAATTCTTATGCCAGCCGCTTACAGAGTTTGTAAATTCAGGAAGGAAACAGATTATTACTAATAATGAAGCTGCTTCTGTTTCTACTGAAGTGTGCCATATCCAGGGTGCATTCCATCAGTTTTGTGACGTTTTTCTTTCTCTTAAAAT GTACAGATGTACATATGAGGTGGATAGAGATGGATTTGATGGAAACAGCACCCTTGATGTTGCTCTGGCTGCTTTTACCCTCTCCATCATAACAAAGCTGAACATTCAG AAGAGTGTACAAATACTTGAAAATGTCATCACCAGTGCTTGGATTCAACCTCATGGTCTAAAGCATCTATATGTCTCTCTGTACAATACCGGGGTACATTTGTACAGGAACAAGGAGCTAAAAGAG GCATCACAGGCATTGAACTTATGTTGTAAGGCATCATGGACTCGTGTTATACATCTTTGTGAGATGTTTGTACACAAACAAAGGGCGTCCGAGGTTGATCTGTCAGAAGATGCCATTTTAGATTTCTATAATGAGTGCTGTACGAGAAGTGCTTTTCTTTTGGACGTTCTTAATGAATTGCAGAGTTATGATGCGAAAAGAACTTTATTAGAGAGCCTTGAAAATTGGTCCATTGCTGCAAACTTGTTTGGGAGGCTGCCAGGTCCTCTGGCTGTGGTGAAGCAGTGGGTTAAG ATGGAATGTAAACGTTACAAGGATGTGAATGTTGAAGATGATGCTCCAACCTTATACAGTTTGTTATTGTCTTATAAGAAAGTCCCAAAGAAGATAAACGAAATCGTTTTGGAACAG GAACTTCTTGCTTATGAGGGAATGACTGCTGTGAACCCTAAGTTTTGTCAGAAAATGCAAATGAAAATTATAGATTTCCTGCTGAAAGATGTGTATGTCACACCAAATAGTTGGTTACAAAAATCAAGAATTTTGTTGAAAAAGGGAAGGGCATTAAGGCTTTCTGGAAGCAAAGGTCTGAAGGACTGTATTCAGTGTTTATCAGATGCAATATGTTTACTT AGTGAGATTTATGATGAAACCTGTACCCATGAAATTTCTCCTTGCCATCAATTAGCTGTGGCATATTGCTTACGTGCACTTTCTACCCAGGAAGCTGAACCCAACTCAAAG CGAGTGCTTGAAGATATCAGTGCTGCCATTAATCTATGGTTGGGCATTTCTACTCCTGCTAATTGCTCTCCGGCTGACAAGTGCTCCATGTTGTCTGAAAATACTATGTTGCTACTTTACAATGTCATTGATTTGTTATCCGCCAAG GGTTGCATGGACTTTCACAATGATATACATAAGCTTATGATTAGATTATTTAAATGGAGGAATGTCCCATTAGAGAAGTGCGTGGCCAGATTTTGGGAATGTAGGAGGATTAGCCATGCCCTTTGTGCCTCACCTGTAAATGAGACATTCATTATGAACTTATCAGATCATTGTGGTGAACTTTCAAAGTATGCTTTTTGGATAGATTCTCTAAAAGATTCCACACCATTACTATTAGTGTTCCAACATAGTTTCTCATTTCTGTTTCCAAACTTTTCTCGGGGCCCATGGAATCATCAAAATTTGTTTCGATCAGATATCACAATTGATGAAGTTAAGGAAGCTGCTTTTGAACTTATATCACAG GCTCCTGTATCGACTTGGTCTGCTTACATAGCTGGATATCTCTACTATGATTTATCGGAAAGACTTGTTTCAAATGGACGGTTAATTGAG GCTCTCTCATATGCAAAAGAAGCTCACAACTTACGTGCTAAACTATTTGGAGGGAAATTTATGTTCTCTTCTGAGCGACAGCCCAAAAAGTACAATGAAGGGGGTATCTGTCAGGAGTTAACATATAGCATTCATGATATGCATATGCAAAGATCAGTTGCTAGTGAAGTTTGGCTTTTTGATACTAGTTCATGTGACCTGGAAAGCTATTATCTGAGTCCATGGAATGCACTTCAATGTTATCTTGAGAGCACTCTTCAg GTAGGGGTTATCCTCGAAATAATTGGTAAAGGAGCTGAGGCCGAAGGTTTTTTACAATTTGGAAAAGCTTTTTCCTGCTCACAGAGCTTGCCACTATTTACAATTGTTTTTTCTACTGTCTTGG GAAAGCTTTACCACAAGCAGCAACTTTGGGATTTGGCGGAAAAGGAACTGCAAAGTGCCAAGCAATATTTTGGGGCTTGCAGCACAGATCTCTCTTGCATGAAATGCAGATTGTTGCTGGAAGCAACTGTTAATCAGAATCTTGGCGATTTATATCAAAGCATTTTTGAAAATACAAGAAGTACATCGTCAGATAAGTTGTCGCATGCTGAAAACCTGTACAAATCAGCCATTGCCATACTAAATCTTTCTGAGTGGAAAAATTCTGTTAGTTGTCCAGAAGAAGAGTGTGTCGAATGGACAATGCCTGGAAAAGCTAGTCTTAAAGACGTTGGATATTGTGCTAGCAGTATATATACTGTTTCTGAAGAAAAACAGCATGATAATAGAAAAACCACTAAGGAGGGCCTGAAAAGCAAGATGGATgctaaaaaatgtaaaaagacCAAAAATGCACCAAAACTGGTCGTGAAGAATCAGGTTTCAGTACCTGAGCACAATTTGAGGGTAACTCGGTCTAGATATCAATCTTCTCAGAACCAAAGCATAAGTGGAAATGGCATCGTCCAACTTGGTCCTTCAAAACTTCTGCAAGGAAAAAGTGAGTGCGATAGCCCTGATACTTTTAGCAAGAGGGAATTTCTATTGGATTTAAAAAGCTGTGAGGTTGCTTTTGGGTGCAATGTAACTTGCATTTGCAACCAAATGAGGTGTTGGCAGTGTCTTCCTGTGGAAGTTATGAAATCTGGGTTAGTGAAAGACTTAGTACATTTAAAATGGGAGTTTGTCCGCCGGCGTTTATTGCTCAGGCTTCTCACAGGATTAG GAAAATGCTTGGACAGTCGTGGTCAAACTCATGAGACACATGAAATTATAGTGCAAACTGTATCAGTCTTGGTCAGCCGAAACCCATTTTGTCCTATTACCTCAACTGTTCCATTGACTTCCTTGCTTGATTTAATGGGAAAGGAGATCCCCGGGGATGTGTTCTGTGTTGAACGGGCAGAAGTACTGTTGAACATAAGTTGGTCGTCTTTGAAGAGTTACTGTTCTAAGGAAACCAG GAGTATGTGCTCTGATCTGCCTCATATTCAGCTACCAAAACTAGTGTCTTGGTTGATGCTAGCTTTTGTTCTCTGCCGCGACGTTCCTGTACTTTTCCAGAAG GTTTCCAGATTGCTTGCCGCTATATTTGTGCTTTCTACCTCAAGTgatcttttttctttgtcatCTTCTTCTAAAACTCTCCGCGAAAACCATTGGGCTTCTTATTTCCATCAAGCTTCACTTGGCACTCATCTTAGTTGCCAATTTTTCACAAATATATCTGGGATATGTAATGTTCAGCACCTTGTAAACACTGAG GGTTCACATGTTCCTGGCTCAACTTGTTTGGGATCAGAAAAAAAGAATTTACTCAG GCTTGCACCTGAGTCTATTCAAGAACTTGAAGGATTTGTAACACTGTTTTTTGCCGGCCTTCCTTGCACAACAATTATCTGTATAAGTTTGCTCGGAAGCCCTTATGCTAGTTTCCTACAGGAGCTGTTGTCCTTTCATACTTGTGTTCATGCATGGATTCTTGTATCACGCTTGAACTTGAAGAGTCAACCTATTGTTATGCTTCTACCTGTGGATTCAGTATTAGAAG GAGATTCCTCCGATGATACAAGTTCTGGTTCTGTTAGTGTTTCTGACGGAAAGGTTGGAAAGCGTTGGTGCTGCCCATGGGGTTCCACTGTGGTTGATAGGGTAGCTCCAGAATTTAGAATGATATTGGAGGAGAGTTATTTGTCATCTtcaatcgaagaagaagaagatacaaAAGAGAATAGGGCGTTATGGTGGATGTGGAGAAATAAGCTTGATCGTCGCCTCTGTAAATTGTTGAA GAACTTAGAAGATTTATGGTTTGGTCCTTGGAAATATTTGCTTCTGGGAGAATCGTCAAACTGCAAGCAGCTGGACTTGGTACATAAGAAGCTGGCGCGGGATTTGAAATCTAAGTGCAAAATGGACATAGATGAGAGTCTTCTGAAAGTCATTCTTGGGGGTTCCAAATATGCCTTTGAAGGTGGAGGCGCATATGTTTCACAGCTTTGTTTCAAGAAAGGTTGCTATATTGGTAAAGCTGGATGTTCCGAGGAAAATAAGTGGTTGGCGTCAACTAATGAATCTAATGGTTATCAGAAACTATCTGAGTTGGCTTTCCAACTAATACAGGGAGCAGTGAATGAGCTTGAAGGGCTAGATACTGTAAATAGAGAGCCCATCATTCTAGTGCTGGACTTCGAGGTGCAG ATGCTTCCTTGGGAGAATATACCAATACTAAGAAACCAGGAGGCTTATCGCATGCCTTCTATTGGGAGCATCTTTGCAACGCTGGAGAAGAATTACCATCAAGATAAAGTTGCAAGTAGTACTAAGAAACCAGGGGGCTTATCGCATGCCTTATGTCAGAAGGCTTCATTCCCTTTGATTGATCCATTGGATGCATTTTATCTCCTGAACCCAGGTGGTGATCTAGGTATCACACAAATTGAATTTGAGGAGTGGTTCAGAGATCAAAATTTGGAG GGGAAGGCTGGATGTGCACCCCCAGCTGAAGAATTGGCAGAAGCCTTGAAAAGCCATGACCTCTTTATATATATCGGCCATGGAAGTG GGGTGAACTATATTCCCATGCATCAGATTCAGAGTCTGGAAAATTGTGCTGCTACTCTTTTGATGGGATGTAGTAGTGGTTGTCTGACACTGAATGGTTGTTATGTTCCACACGGTCCCGCACTATCTTATCTGCTGGCTGGTTCTCCTGTCATTATTGGAAATTTATGGGAAGTGACGGACAAGGACATCAACCGATTTGCAAAGGCCATGCTTGATGGTTGGCTAAAAGAAAGATCGAGTTCCTCTGAGGGTTGCGCCCAATGCAAAGTAGCAGAAGAATTTGAGGCATTGAGCATTACGGGCTGTCCAGGTATTGCCAAGAAGAAAGTCTCGAGGAAGAAATTGCCTGAAGCTTGTGAAAGTGATCCAATGACGATTTCTTGTGATCATAGGCCGAAGATTGGATCATTCGCAAGTCAAGCTCGTGAAGCTTGCAGTCTTCCTTTCTTGATTGGAGCATCACCAGTATGTTATGGTGTTCCTACGGGCATAAGGAGAAAAGATTTGTAG